One segment of Thermodesulfobacteriota bacterium DNA contains the following:
- a CDS encoding exonuclease domain-containing protein, with product MLSQDPCQVYFAFLDVETTGLDPVSGDKICEIAIVKTIDGQIADEFVTIVNPGRSIPEKAVSIHGITQHMVMRAPLFRDIAKDLLVFLSDAVIVAHNAKFDLEFIRAELRNLNITLPDNEVIDTLGIARRYYNFPSNSLGDIARNVGVLINKQHRALADVMTTKGIFEFFLKDLGERGIRLKRTKDILKLQGKSVELQNSNELVLPTEIERALRDKTKLEIKYLSAYQEETSVRVIEPFDISVGNSKTYIHAYCHVRKERCTFRLDRILGIKALV from the coding sequence GTGTTATCACAAGATCCTTGCCAAGTATATTTTGCGTTTTTAGATGTAGAAACCACGGGACTTGACCCGGTTTCTGGCGATAAGATATGTGAAATCGCAATTGTTAAAACCATTGATGGGCAAATAGCCGACGAATTTGTGACAATTGTAAACCCCGGAAGAAGTATTCCAGAAAAAGCTGTCTCAATACACGGAATAACTCAGCATATGGTTATGAGAGCTCCTCTATTTAGAGATATAGCAAAAGACCTTCTCGTTTTCTTAAGTGATGCTGTAATTGTGGCCCATAACGCGAAATTTGATCTTGAATTTATCAGGGCTGAACTTAGAAACCTCAATATTACGCTGCCCGATAATGAAGTCATAGACACTTTGGGCATAGCCAGAAGATATTATAATTTCCCCAGCAACTCCCTTGGCGACATTGCAAGAAATGTCGGGGTTTTGATTAACAAACAGCACCGCGCGCTTGCAGATGTAATGACAACTAAAGGAATATTTGAATTCTTTTTAAAAGATTTGGGGGAAAGGGGTATTCGGCTCAAGAGAACAAAAGACATACTCAAGCTGCAGGGTAAATCAGTGGAGCTTCAAAATTCAAATGAGCTTGTTTTACCCACCGAAATTGAGCGGGCACTTAGAGATAAAACTAAGCTTGAGATAAAATACCTTTCTGCTTATCAGGAAGAGACATCGGTAAGAGTTATTGAACCATTTGATATAAGCGTTGGGAATTCTAAAACCTACATACACGCCTACTGCCATGTGCGTAAAGAAAGGTGCACATTTCGACTAGATAGAATTTTAGGGATTAAAGCTCTAGTGTAG